One Streptomyces hundungensis DNA segment encodes these proteins:
- a CDS encoding TetR/AcrR family transcriptional regulator C-terminal domain-containing protein — MADRRARPKAGLSRERVLDAALDLVDREGVAALTMRKLGAELGVEAMTLYHHVGNKGELLDSLVGRVVRRAAMGLPPGGTASSSAREGRAAAADSGAGADSGAGADSGFGSGSDSGSDSGSGSDSVSGSRSSLGSGVGGGDWTGWARAFAVGLRGELLRHPGVLPLVATRPLSSADDLDLLEEWLAALTDAGLGLGRAMDVINALATFVIGHTLAEAGRTPGERTDAPDLDDAAPDPKRFPLLAEVTATRAGLDFAARFDRTVDFILAGYRDLGEE; from the coding sequence ATGGCCGACCGGCGAGCACGGCCCAAGGCGGGGCTCAGCCGCGAGCGGGTACTCGACGCGGCGCTGGACCTCGTCGACCGCGAAGGCGTCGCCGCCCTCACCATGCGCAAGCTCGGCGCCGAGCTCGGCGTGGAGGCAATGACGCTCTATCACCATGTGGGAAACAAGGGCGAGTTGCTGGACTCGCTGGTCGGCCGAGTCGTCCGCCGGGCCGCGATGGGACTACCACCGGGCGGCACCGCGTCTTCCTCCGCGCGCGAGGGGCGGGCTGCTGCCGCCGACTCGGGCGCGGGCGCGGACTCGGGCGCGGGCGCCGACTCGGGCTTCGGCTCGGGCTCAGATTCCGGCTCAGACTCCGGCTCCGGCTCGGACTCGGTCTCGGGCTCCAGATCCAGCTTGGGCTCCGGCGTGGGCGGGGGTGACTGGACCGGATGGGCCCGTGCCTTCGCTGTCGGGCTACGGGGCGAACTCCTGCGGCACCCAGGGGTGTTGCCGCTCGTCGCCACCCGCCCGCTGAGCTCCGCCGATGATCTCGACCTGTTGGAGGAGTGGTTGGCCGCCCTGACGGACGCGGGCCTCGGGCTCGGCCGAGCGATGGACGTCATCAACGCCCTTGCCACGTTCGTGATCGGCCACACCCTCGCCGAAGCCGGCCGCACCCCGGGCGAACGTACGGACGCCCCCGACCTCGACGACGCCGCGCCGGACCCGAAGCGCTTCCCGCTGCTCGCCGAGGTGACGGCGACCCGCGCCGGCCTCGACTTCGCGGCCCGCTTCGACCGCACAGTCGACTTCATCCTGGCGGGCTACCGAGACCTGGGGGAGGAGTGA